One segment of Streptomyces sp. TG1A-8 DNA contains the following:
- a CDS encoding MOSC domain-containing protein, with the protein MGNAVLQSIHVHPVKAFRGLAPREAVVEPWGLAGDRRWTLIGNGGKVVTQREQPRLALAAAEALPGGGVRLSAPGREPLAVPVPEVTATVPVEIFGTKVEAVPAAAAAHEWCSAYLGTGVHLVHLHDPATRRPVDPAYALPGETVSFADGYPLLLTTAASLDALNALVSRGDHAAEGPLPMNRFRPNVVVAGTEPWAEDHWTRLAIGEVVFRVAKASGRCVVTTTDQDTAVRGREPLRTLARHRAVGGRLLFGQNLVPLSPGTIRVGDPVRVPA; encoded by the coding sequence ATGGGGAACGCAGTGCTGCAGTCGATCCACGTCCATCCGGTCAAGGCGTTCCGGGGCCTCGCGCCCCGGGAGGCCGTGGTGGAGCCCTGGGGCCTGGCCGGAGACCGCCGCTGGACGCTAATCGGCAACGGGGGAAAGGTCGTCACACAACGCGAGCAGCCGCGCCTCGCGCTGGCCGCCGCCGAGGCTCTGCCCGGCGGCGGCGTTCGTCTGTCCGCGCCGGGCCGCGAGCCGCTGGCGGTGCCGGTCCCGGAGGTCACGGCGACGGTACCGGTGGAGATCTTCGGCACGAAGGTGGAGGCGGTCCCGGCCGCGGCGGCCGCCCACGAGTGGTGCAGCGCGTACCTCGGGACCGGCGTCCACCTGGTCCACCTGCACGATCCGGCCACCCGCCGTCCGGTCGACCCCGCGTACGCGCTGCCGGGCGAGACGGTGAGCTTCGCCGACGGCTATCCCCTGCTGCTCACCACGGCCGCGTCCCTGGATGCCCTGAACGCCCTCGTCTCCCGCGGCGATCACGCCGCCGAGGGCCCGCTGCCCATGAACCGTTTCCGGCCGAACGTGGTCGTCGCGGGCACCGAGCCGTGGGCCGAGGACCACTGGACGCGGCTCGCCATAGGCGAGGTCGTCTTCCGCGTCGCCAAGGCGTCCGGGCGGTGCGTCGTGACCACGACCGACCAGGACACCGCCGTGCGCGGCCGCGAACCGCTGCGCACGCTGGCGCGGCACCGCGCGGTGGGCGGGCGGCTGCTGTTCGGCCAGAACCTGGTGCCGCTCTCGCCGGGGACCATCCGCGTCGGGGACCCCGTGCGGGTGCCGGCGTAG
- a CDS encoding DUF6643 family protein, producing MTSPRSTYGGGYYSASFPDTPIYDSLVAERGTPQIAPIRVPAAYDTGSSLPALPSALPALPAAPPHQAPAYGYPQSQQSAPLQQAPAAYIPQQASAPRGYPGPQAPQPRQMATGTGYEAMRPAAPRPPQAPYQDPYNNQQYRGY from the coding sequence ATGACCTCCCCCCGCTCCACTTATGGCGGCGGCTACTACTCCGCCTCCTTCCCGGACACTCCGATCTACGACTCCCTCGTGGCCGAGCGGGGCACCCCGCAGATCGCTCCGATCCGGGTCCCCGCCGCCTACGACACGGGCAGCAGCCTGCCCGCCCTGCCGTCGGCACTGCCCGCCCTCCCGGCGGCCCCGCCCCACCAGGCCCCCGCCTACGGCTACCCGCAGAGCCAGCAGTCCGCCCCGCTGCAGCAGGCGCCCGCGGCGTACATTCCGCAGCAGGCGAGCGCCCCGCGCGGCTACCCCGGCCCCCAGGCCCCGCAGCCGCGCCAGATGGCGACGGGCACGGGCTACGAGGCCATGCGTCCCGCCGCGCCGCGGCCCCCGCAGGCCCCCTACCAGGACCCGTACAACAACCAGCAGTACCGCGGTTACTGA
- a CDS encoding TerD family protein, which produces MQKGSNTPVPATALRVGLGWSSGPGVPDADASALLLADGKVRSDEDFVFYNQPAHPSGAVRHEGKRTVDGRVTDTLVVDLARVEGGIERVVLAASADGGTFGQVPDLSIEVTDAATGEVAARFDSPGASVETAFVLGEFYRRQGGWKFRAVGQGYGSGLQGLATDFGISVDEPQHAAPPAAPAAPPRPPAAPPVPPPVTMPPPAAAPPGTTASPTAATPPPAPAGTPAAPPPPPAASPVRLSKVTLTKAAPSVSLAKQGGTSGAMRVNLNWQTRKRFPGWAGRWGSGPGGVDLDLCALYELTDGRKGVVQALGNAFGSLDRPPYIHLDGDDRTGAVAQGENLTINLDHTRDFRRILVFVTLYEGATSFADLHATVTLQPQHGAPIDFSLDECTVPSPVCALALITNTGGDLLVRREARYLVPERGTSPQRTVDRAYGWGMDWTPGRK; this is translated from the coding sequence ATGCAGAAGGGATCGAACACGCCGGTGCCGGCCACGGCCCTGCGCGTCGGGCTGGGCTGGAGCTCCGGCCCCGGGGTGCCCGACGCGGACGCCTCGGCCCTGCTGCTCGCGGACGGAAAGGTCCGCTCCGACGAGGACTTCGTCTTCTACAACCAGCCCGCGCACCCCTCGGGCGCGGTCCGCCACGAGGGCAAGCGCACCGTGGACGGACGCGTCACCGACACCCTCGTGGTGGACCTCGCGCGCGTGGAGGGCGGCATCGAGCGCGTCGTCCTCGCGGCCTCCGCCGACGGCGGCACGTTCGGGCAGGTGCCGGACCTCTCCATCGAGGTCACCGACGCCGCCACCGGTGAGGTGGCCGCCCGCTTCGACAGTCCCGGCGCGAGCGTGGAGACGGCCTTCGTGCTCGGCGAGTTCTACCGCCGGCAGGGCGGCTGGAAGTTCCGCGCCGTCGGCCAGGGCTACGGCAGCGGACTCCAGGGCCTGGCCACGGACTTCGGCATCAGCGTCGACGAACCGCAGCACGCCGCCCCGCCGGCCGCCCCCGCCGCCCCGCCCCGGCCCCCCGCCGCACCCCCCGTCCCGCCGCCCGTGACGATGCCGCCCCCGGCCGCGGCCCCGCCCGGCACGACGGCATCCCCGACCGCCGCGACACCCCCGCCCGCGCCCGCGGGAACGCCCGCCGCACCCCCGCCCCCGCCCGCCGCGTCCCCGGTCCGCCTCTCCAAGGTCACCCTCACCAAGGCGGCCCCCTCCGTCTCGCTGGCCAAACAGGGCGGCACCTCCGGGGCCATGCGGGTCAACCTCAACTGGCAGACCCGCAAGCGGTTCCCGGGCTGGGCCGGCCGGTGGGGCTCCGGACCGGGGGGCGTCGACCTCGACCTGTGCGCGCTGTACGAACTCACCGACGGCCGCAAGGGCGTCGTCCAGGCACTCGGCAACGCCTTCGGTTCGCTGGACCGGCCGCCGTACATCCACCTCGACGGCGACGACCGCACCGGTGCCGTGGCCCAAGGCGAGAACCTCACCATCAACCTCGACCACACGCGGGACTTCCGGCGCATCCTGGTCTTCGTCACCCTCTACGAGGGCGCCACGTCCTTCGCCGACCTGCACGCCACGGTCACCCTCCAGCCCCAGCACGGCGCCCCCATCGACTTCTCGCTGGACGAGTGCACGGTCCCCTCCCCGGTGTGCGCGCTCGCCCTGATCACCAACACCGGCGGCGACCTCCTCGTCCGGCGCGAGGCCCGCTACCTGGTGCCGGAACGCGGCACGAGCCCGCAGCGGACCGTGGACCGCGCCTACGGATGGGGCATGGACTGGACACCCGGCCGCAAGTAG
- a CDS encoding glycosyltransferase — MSALVWTTAVSLAAWCWLLLCRGFFWRADVRLPQRAEPGEWPSVCVVVPARDEAAVLPASLPSLLAQDYPGRAEVFLVDDGSADGTGELARELAGRHGGLPLTVDSPGEPPAGWTGKLWAVRHGIGLAGARGPEYLLLTDADIAHAPDSLRSLVAAARAGGYDVVSQMARLRADSPWERLVVPAFVYFFAQLYPFRWIGRRGARTAAAAGGCVLLRADTARRARIPDAIRHAVIDDVALARAVKAAGGHVWLGLADRVDSVRPYPRLHDLWRMVSRSAYAQLRHNPLLLLGTVAGLALVYLVPPVAVAAGALAGDGAAAAAGGAAWAVMAATYLPMLRYYRQPRWLAPLLPFTAFLYLLMTVDSAVQHYRGRGAAWKGRTYARPGTVPDEG, encoded by the coding sequence GTGAGCGCCCTCGTGTGGACCACCGCCGTCTCCCTCGCCGCCTGGTGCTGGCTGCTGCTGTGCCGGGGCTTCTTCTGGCGCGCGGACGTGCGCCTGCCGCAGCGTGCGGAGCCCGGTGAGTGGCCGTCGGTCTGTGTGGTCGTCCCGGCCCGGGACGAGGCCGCGGTGCTGCCCGCGAGCCTGCCGTCGCTGCTCGCGCAGGACTATCCGGGGCGGGCGGAGGTCTTCCTCGTGGACGACGGCAGTGCGGACGGCACCGGGGAGCTGGCCCGCGAGCTGGCCGGGCGCCACGGCGGGCTGCCGCTCACGGTGGACTCGCCCGGCGAGCCGCCCGCGGGCTGGACGGGCAAGCTGTGGGCGGTGCGGCACGGCATCGGCCTGGCAGGCGCGCGCGGCCCCGAGTACCTGCTGCTGACGGACGCGGACATCGCGCACGCGCCGGACAGCCTGCGCTCCCTGGTGGCGGCGGCCCGCGCGGGCGGTTACGACGTCGTGTCGCAGATGGCGCGGCTGCGGGCGGACAGCCCGTGGGAGCGGCTCGTGGTCCCGGCGTTCGTCTACTTCTTCGCCCAGCTGTACCCCTTCCGGTGGATCGGCCGCAGGGGGGCGCGGACGGCCGCCGCGGCGGGCGGCTGCGTGCTGCTGCGCGCGGACACGGCGCGGCGGGCGCGCATCCCGGACGCCATCCGGCACGCGGTCATCGACGACGTCGCCCTCGCGCGCGCGGTGAAGGCCGCCGGCGGCCACGTGTGGCTGGGGCTGGCGGACCGGGTGGACAGCGTCCGCCCGTATCCACGGCTGCACGACCTGTGGCGGATGGTCTCCCGCAGCGCCTACGCCCAGCTGCGCCACAATCCGCTGCTGCTCCTCGGCACGGTCGCCGGGCTGGCGCTGGTGTACCTGGTGCCGCCGGTGGCGGTGGCCGCGGGCGCGCTCGCGGGCGACGGGGCGGCGGCGGCCGCCGGCGGCGCGGCGTGGGCGGTGATGGCGGCGACGTACCTGCCGATGCTCCGCTACTACCGGCAGCCGCGGTGGCTCGCGCCCCTGCTGCCGTTCACCGCGTTCCTCTACCTGCTGATGACGGTCGATTCCGCCGTGCAGCACTACCGGGGGCGCGGCGCGGCCTGGAAGGGCCGCACGTACGCGCGTCCCGGGACGGTGCCCGACGAGGGCTGA
- a CDS encoding glutamate racemase, whose amino-acid sequence MKIALMDSGIGLLPAAAAVRRLRPDADLVLSWDPDGMPWGPRTPEDITRRAVAVAEAAAAHGPDVLIVACNTASVHALTVMRARFEPDLPLIGTVPAIKPAAAGGGPVAIWATPATTGSAYQRDLIRRFAQDVAVTEVPCPGLADAVHHADDAAIDAAVAAAAARTPADVTTLVLGCTNYELVAERIRAAVQRPDRPPLVLHGSADAVAAQALRRIGAEPAPRAGADATLTVLLSGRGSVLPPTALAYDEGRFLQAVSPVH is encoded by the coding sequence GTGAAGATCGCGCTCATGGACTCCGGAATCGGCCTCCTGCCCGCAGCCGCCGCGGTACGCCGGCTGCGTCCCGACGCGGATCTCGTGCTCTCGTGGGACCCGGACGGCATGCCCTGGGGACCGCGCACGCCCGAGGACATCACCCGGCGGGCCGTCGCCGTGGCCGAGGCCGCCGCCGCGCACGGCCCCGACGTCCTGATCGTCGCCTGCAACACCGCCTCCGTGCACGCCCTGACGGTGATGCGGGCCCGCTTCGAGCCGGACCTGCCGCTCATCGGCACCGTGCCGGCGATCAAGCCGGCGGCGGCGGGCGGCGGACCCGTGGCGATCTGGGCGACCCCCGCCACCACGGGCAGCGCCTACCAGCGCGACCTGATACGCCGGTTCGCACAGGACGTGGCCGTCACCGAGGTGCCCTGCCCGGGGCTCGCGGACGCGGTCCACCACGCGGACGACGCCGCCATCGACGCCGCCGTCGCGGCCGCCGCCGCCCGCACCCCCGCCGACGTGACCACCCTCGTCCTCGGCTGCACCAACTACGAACTGGTCGCCGAGCGCATCCGGGCGGCCGTCCAGCGACCGGACCGCCCGCCGCTCGTCCTGCACGGCTCCGCGGACGCGGTGGCCGCCCAGGCGCTGCGCCGGATCGGCGCGGAACCGGCACCGCGGGCCGGCGCCGACGCCACCCTCACCGTGCTGCTCAGCGGGCGCGGGTCGGTGCTCCCGCCCACCGCCCTGGCCTACGACGAGGGACGTTTCCTCCAGGCGGTCAGCCCGGTCCACTGA
- the lnt gene encoding apolipoprotein N-acyltransferase has product MTVTATSVDPSGRVGPSTAPTARGSRLLRWVPAAASALCGVLLYVSFPPRTLWWLALPAFAGFAWVLHGRGWKAALGLGYLFGLGFLLPLLVWTGVEVGSGPWLALVAVEAVFVALVGAGIAAVSRLPAWPLWAAAVWIAGEALRARVPFRGFPWGKVAFGQADGVFLPLAAVGGTPVLGFGVVLCGFGLYEAGRLVAGRRGARAVRRSAATAAVLSVAVPVVGAVAARALVSDRAEDGTATVAVIQGNVPRSGLEFNAQRRAVLDYHARETLKLAADVRAGRTARPDYVLWPENSSDIDPFANPDAATVIDDTAKAIGVPISVGAVVEKDGRLLNEQILWDPVKGPTQTYDKRQIQPFGEYLPLRSLIGAINDEWTGMVRQDFSRGGRPGVFDIHGTEVGLATCYEAAFDWAVRDTVTHGAEMISVPSNNATFDRSEMTYQQLAMSRVRAVEHSRTVTVPVTSGVSAVIMPDGEVTRKTGMFVPAYLVQKVPLRTSETPATRLGILPEMALVLVAAGGLGWAVGSGTRARRAGGA; this is encoded by the coding sequence GTGACCGTCACCGCAACCTCCGTGGACCCCTCCGGCCGGGTCGGACCGTCCACCGCGCCGACCGCGCGGGGCAGCCGGCTGCTCCGGTGGGTCCCGGCCGCCGCCTCCGCGCTCTGCGGAGTGCTGCTCTACGTCAGCTTCCCGCCGCGCACCCTGTGGTGGCTGGCCCTGCCCGCCTTCGCCGGCTTCGCCTGGGTGCTGCACGGCCGGGGCTGGAAGGCCGCCCTCGGCCTCGGCTACCTCTTCGGACTCGGTTTCCTGCTGCCGCTGCTGGTGTGGACCGGCGTGGAGGTCGGTTCCGGGCCCTGGCTCGCGCTGGTCGCCGTCGAGGCGGTCTTCGTCGCCCTGGTCGGCGCGGGCATCGCCGCCGTCTCCCGGCTGCCGGCCTGGCCGCTGTGGGCGGCGGCCGTCTGGATCGCCGGAGAGGCGCTGCGGGCACGTGTGCCCTTCCGGGGCTTCCCCTGGGGCAAGGTCGCCTTCGGGCAGGCCGACGGCGTCTTCCTGCCGCTCGCCGCGGTGGGCGGCACCCCGGTGCTCGGCTTCGGGGTCGTCCTGTGCGGCTTCGGCCTGTACGAGGCCGGCCGCCTGGTCGCCGGGCGGCGCGGTGCGCGGGCCGTCCGGCGGTCGGCCGCGACCGCCGCGGTGCTCAGCGTCGCCGTCCCCGTCGTGGGCGCGGTCGCGGCCCGGGCGCTGGTGAGCGACCGGGCCGAGGACGGCACCGCGACCGTCGCGGTGATCCAGGGCAACGTGCCGCGCTCCGGATTGGAGTTCAACGCCCAGCGCCGGGCCGTACTGGACTACCACGCGCGCGAGACGCTCAAGCTCGCCGCCGACGTCAGGGCCGGCAGGACCGCCAGGCCCGACTACGTGCTGTGGCCCGAGAACTCCTCGGACATCGACCCCTTCGCCAACCCCGACGCCGCCACCGTGATCGACGACACGGCCAAGGCGATCGGCGTGCCCATCTCCGTCGGCGCGGTCGTCGAGAAGGACGGCAGGCTGCTCAACGAGCAGATCCTGTGGGACCCGGTCAAGGGCCCGACCCAGACCTACGACAAGCGGCAGATCCAGCCGTTCGGGGAGTACCTCCCGCTGCGCTCCCTGATCGGCGCGATCAACGACGAATGGACCGGCATGGTCCGCCAGGACTTCAGCCGGGGCGGCAGGCCGGGCGTCTTCGACATCCACGGCACCGAGGTCGGCCTGGCCACCTGCTACGAGGCCGCCTTCGACTGGGCGGTGCGGGACACCGTCACGCACGGCGCCGAGATGATCTCCGTGCCGAGCAACAACGCCACGTTCGACCGCAGCGAGATGACCTACCAGCAGCTCGCCATGTCCCGCGTCCGTGCCGTCGAGCACAGCCGCACCGTGACCGTACCCGTCACCAGCGGCGTCAGCGCGGTCATCATGCCGGACGGGGAGGTCACCCGGAAGACCGGCATGTTCGTGCCCGCCTACCTCGTCCAGAAGGTGCCGCTGCGCACCTCCGAGACGCCCGCGACCCGGCTGGGCATCCTGCCCGAGATGGCCCTGGTGCTGGTCGCCGCGGGCGGGCTGGGCTGGGCGGTCGGGTCCGGGACGCGGGCCCGGCGCGCCGGTGGCGCGTAG
- a CDS encoding NUDIX domain-containing protein, translating into MATPDFIRALRVSAGHQLLWLPGVTAIVFDDGGRVLLGRRSDTGRWSAIGGIPDPGEQPAACAVREVFEETAVRCVPERVVLVQALAPVTYANEDVCQYMDITFRCRAVGGEARVNDDESLEVGWFAVDALPDLHEFARFRIKQALAEAPTWFEPTAIG; encoded by the coding sequence ATGGCTACTCCCGATTTCATCCGCGCGCTCAGGGTCTCCGCCGGCCACCAGCTGCTGTGGCTCCCCGGGGTCACCGCGATCGTCTTCGACGACGGGGGCCGGGTGCTCCTCGGCCGGCGCTCCGACACCGGCAGGTGGTCGGCGATCGGTGGCATCCCGGACCCGGGCGAGCAGCCCGCGGCCTGCGCCGTGCGGGAGGTCTTCGAGGAGACGGCGGTGCGCTGCGTTCCCGAGCGGGTGGTCCTCGTCCAGGCCCTGGCCCCGGTCACCTACGCCAACGAGGACGTCTGCCAGTACATGGACATCACCTTCCGCTGCAGGGCCGTGGGCGGCGAGGCACGGGTCAACGACGACGAGTCGCTCGAGGTCGGCTGGTTCGCGGTGGACGCCCTGCCTGATCTGCACGAGTTCGCGCGGTTCCGGATCAAGCAGGCCCTCGCCGAAGCACCCACATGGTTCGAGCCCACGGCCATTGGCTGA
- a CDS encoding 3-hydroxybutyrate dehydrogenase: MTTSSPLPGSPPPVPPLSLDLGGRTALVTGAASGIGRACALRLAAAGAEVRAVDRDAAGLAELVELARRGGDLAGTVVPLALDLTDLDAAERAAAGTDVLVNNAGLQLVRPLEEFPPEVFHTVLTVMLEAPFRLIRGALPHMYAQGWGRIVNVSSVHGLRASAFKSAYVSAKHGLEGLSKTAALEGAPHGVTSNCVNPAYVRTPLVEKQIADQAQAHGIAEERVLSEILLKDSAVQRLIEPEEVAGAVAYLCGPQASFVTGTSLVLDGGWTAH; this comes from the coding sequence ATGACCACGTCCAGTCCGCTGCCCGGCTCCCCGCCTCCGGTCCCGCCCCTCTCCCTCGACCTCGGCGGTCGCACCGCCCTCGTCACCGGTGCCGCCAGTGGCATCGGCCGCGCCTGCGCGCTGCGGCTCGCGGCCGCCGGGGCGGAGGTCAGAGCGGTCGACCGGGACGCGGCGGGCCTCGCCGAGCTGGTGGAACTCGCCCGGCGGGGAGGGGACCTCGCGGGCACGGTCGTCCCGCTCGCCCTCGACCTCACGGACCTCGACGCCGCCGAGCGCGCCGCCGCCGGCACCGACGTCCTGGTCAACAACGCCGGACTGCAGCTGGTGCGCCCGCTGGAGGAGTTTCCGCCCGAGGTCTTCCACACCGTGCTGACCGTGATGCTGGAGGCACCGTTCCGGCTCATCCGCGGTGCCCTGCCGCACATGTATGCGCAGGGGTGGGGCCGGATCGTCAATGTGTCCTCCGTGCATGGGCTGCGCGCTTCCGCCTTCAAGTCGGCGTACGTGTCCGCCAAACACGGTCTGGAGGGGCTCTCCAAAACGGCTGCCCTGGAGGGCGCCCCCCACGGCGTCACCTCCAATTGTGTGAACCCGGCCTATGTGCGTACGCCACTGGTCGAGAAGCAGATCGCGGACCAGGCGCAGGCGCACGGCATCGCCGAGGAGCGCGTCCTGTCCGAGATCCTGCTCAAGGACAGCGCCGTCCAGCGGCTCATCGAACCGGAGGAGGTCGCCGGGGCCGTGGCCTACCTGTGCGGCCCGCAGGCGTCCTTCGTCACGGGCACCTCGCTGGTGCTCGACGGCGGGTGGACCGCCCACTGA
- a CDS encoding GAF domain-containing protein — protein sequence MSRDNAQSPGRPVTGGATQAVTEAAPAVRDGGAEAPYLALLARDASAEAYEQPVLLARAEGRPADRIAALERAKLLALRVRSELEGRRRREAELSALFETAHDLAGLRDLDAVLQAIVQRARSLLGTDVAYLSLNDPAHGDTYMRVTEGSVSARFQQLRLGMGEGLGGLVAQTSRPYVTDDYFADDRFQHTPNIDGGVRDEGLVAILGVPLTLGPHVIGVLYAADRRARVFERGQIALLGSFAALAAAAIDTANLLTETRSALAGLERANEIIRDRSAVIERASDVHDRLAELVLRGGGVHDVAAAVSEVLGGTVVFAGTGAAPAEALGASRADGHAVRHGDDWTAAVTAGGELLGALVLRGHPDLDPVDQRTLERAAMVTSLLLLARRSAAEAEQRVRGELLDDLLDVRDRDPRPLRERAARLHADLDATHVVLAARLDGAVADAEEEAAARRRLWSAASHLAATGHGLAAARDGGTVLLLPLGTGDTATDLARRTARHLGTAVHQPVTVGASSPVTGIAADPGTVAAAYAEGRRCLEALHLLGRRGDGAAAEDFGFLGLLLAGERDVGGFVDRTIGPVLAYDERRGTELLRTLEAYFAGGMSPARTKDALHVHVNTVAQRLERVGRLLGEDWQTPSRALEIQLALKLHLLTAPGRP from the coding sequence ATGTCCCGCGATAACGCCCAGTCACCCGGGCGCCCCGTCACCGGGGGCGCCACGCAGGCCGTCACGGAGGCCGCCCCCGCGGTCCGCGACGGCGGTGCGGAGGCCCCGTACCTCGCCCTGCTGGCCCGCGACGCCTCCGCGGAGGCGTACGAGCAGCCGGTGCTGCTGGCCCGCGCCGAGGGCCGGCCGGCCGACCGGATCGCCGCGCTGGAGCGCGCCAAGCTCCTCGCGCTGCGCGTCCGCTCGGAACTGGAGGGGCGGCGGCGCCGCGAGGCGGAGCTGTCCGCGCTCTTCGAGACCGCCCACGACCTGGCCGGCCTCAGGGACCTGGACGCCGTCCTGCAGGCGATCGTGCAGCGCGCCCGTTCCCTGCTCGGCACGGACGTCGCCTACCTCAGCCTGAACGACCCGGCGCACGGCGACACCTACATGCGCGTGACGGAGGGCTCCGTCTCCGCCCGCTTCCAGCAATTGCGCCTCGGCATGGGGGAGGGGCTCGGCGGACTGGTCGCCCAGACCTCGCGGCCCTACGTCACCGACGACTACTTCGCGGACGACCGCTTCCAGCACACCCCGAACATCGACGGGGGCGTCCGCGACGAGGGCCTGGTCGCCATCCTCGGCGTGCCGCTGACGCTCGGCCCGCACGTCATCGGGGTCCTCTACGCGGCGGACCGGCGCGCCCGCGTCTTCGAACGCGGGCAGATCGCCCTGCTCGGCTCCTTCGCCGCGCTCGCCGCGGCCGCCATCGACACCGCCAACCTGCTCACCGAGACCCGCTCGGCCCTGGCCGGGCTGGAGCGCGCCAACGAGATCATCCGGGACCGCAGCGCCGTCATCGAACGCGCCTCCGACGTGCACGACCGGCTCGCCGAACTCGTCCTGCGCGGCGGTGGCGTGCACGACGTGGCCGCGGCCGTCTCCGAGGTGCTCGGCGGCACCGTCGTGTTCGCCGGGACCGGCGCGGCACCGGCGGAGGCGCTGGGGGCGTCCCGCGCCGACGGGCACGCCGTACGGCACGGGGACGACTGGACCGCCGCGGTGACCGCGGGCGGTGAACTGCTCGGGGCGCTGGTGCTGCGCGGGCACCCGGACCTGGACCCGGTGGACCAGCGCACCCTGGAGCGCGCGGCGATGGTCACCTCGCTGCTCCTGCTCGCCCGCCGGTCCGCCGCCGAGGCGGAACAGCGCGTCCGTGGCGAGCTGCTGGACGACCTGCTGGACGTCCGCGACCGCGATCCGCGCCCGCTGCGCGAACGCGCCGCCCGTCTCCACGCCGACCTGGACGCCACGCACGTCGTCCTGGCGGCCCGCCTCGACGGGGCGGTGGCCGACGCCGAGGAGGAGGCCGCCGCCCGCCGCCGCCTGTGGTCCGCCGCCTCCCACCTCGCCGCCACCGGGCACGGCCTGGCCGCCGCCCGCGACGGCGGCACGGTCCTGCTGCTGCCCCTCGGCACCGGCGACACCGCCACGGACCTGGCCCGCCGCACCGCGCGCCACCTGGGAACGGCCGTCCACCAGCCGGTCACCGTCGGCGCCTCGTCCCCCGTCACCGGCATCGCCGCCGACCCCGGCACCGTGGCCGCCGCCTACGCGGAGGGCCGCCGCTGCCTGGAGGCCCTGCACCTGCTCGGTCGCCGCGGAGACGGCGCGGCGGCCGAGGACTTCGGCTTCCTCGGGCTGCTGCTCGCGGGCGAACGCGACGTCGGCGGCTTCGTCGACCGCACCATCGGCCCGGTCCTGGCGTACGACGAACGGCGCGGTACGGAACTGCTGCGCACCCTGGAGGCGTACTTCGCCGGCGGAATGAGTCCGGCCCGCACCAAGGACGCCCTGCACGTGCACGTGAACACCGTGGCCCAGCGGCTGGAGCGCGTGGGCCGGCTGCTCGGTGAGGACTGGCAGACCCCGTCCCGCGCCCTGGAGATCCAACTGGCCCTCAAACTGCATCTGCTGACGGCGCCGGGCCGGCCCTGA